The region CCTTTTCTTTAGGTAGTATGTTAAGCTGGAAAAAGTCTGTTCCTGGCTAAAGAATAAATACTGGAGATCAGTTGCTCAGTAGTCAGGTCTCCAATATTTTTGCTGGGTGTATTGAAAATACTTCCAATATAGGTGTTGCATGCTTGCTAGTTGGTTTTGAAGTACATTTCTTGAGTTTTGACACATGCGTCTACACCATCCTCCAGTTAGTATCCTGACCGTACCTTTAACATGACTGGGCCTAGCTGTGGTTGGAGTTTGTTGAGCAGAAGAGTTGAAAACCTTTTATTTCATGAAGCTGGATTTGTGGATCTCAGTCACAACTAGTTTGGGAATAGCTttagtgtatttctttttttaacaatttgAATGATACAAAATGAATACAGCTTGTTCTACAGACAGAACTGAAGGCCACCTCTGTGTTAAGTGGTCAGCTTCCTGCATTACTACTGTTGTGTTTCTTGCAACTCCGTGTAGAGAGGAAGACATCTGTGTTTCCTGAGATATTTGGCctcctatatttttaaaaaatatttttctaggctttgtttttcttttaattcagtgTAAAAGGTACTAAGATCTTTTGCATGAAGCAAAAAGATGACACCAAGTTCTTTCAGAGCAGCCCCTTCCTATCCTCGTTTTCCAACTGGTCTTGTTGACTACTGGTACTTAAATAGCagttcccctttccttcccccaaatCTGTCTCTAAGGGAAAGAACACTCCTTTCAGTTACGCTGAGTATGTAAGACTGCTATTGATTTTTTCAAATTGAAGTGTTGAGGAGACAACCAAGGCTGCGAATGGTGTCAGTCATTACTTTGTAATACAAAGGAATAATAGAGGGTTATTTGGCAAAAATTTACTGCCTGCATGCTTTCTCGTAGACCTTCTAGAATTTACAGGAGAAGGAAGGTGGTTGTCTCATACTCTTACATGCAGTACTGGCATTAGGGTTGATCTTTTGGTTGGCTAACATCTTGTGTTTAACTGGTCTCTCTTCTAACCAAACAGAAATTGCGAAGGGATAAGGGAGCAGTTGTTGCTGAGTTGTGGAGCAGTGAAGAAGGGTACTTCGCTGTGTGTTGTAAAATACAAAGCTCATTGGATTTTATGCTTTTTTGGTTAGTTGATTGCCTGTTCTTGTTCACTGACAAAAAATCATCGATACGTAAGCTACTAAACTTTAATTTTGCAaactttgaattaaaataaatagcgTTCATTTCTTAGTTCTATTTGCCCTATCCCAAGAAAATTAAGGGCTAGAAATGTAGTGACCACATTGTGACACACATGTTCTCAGGAGCTGCACTGTGACTCTTTGACCAGGCATGCCTTGTTTTGTTTCGCTCAGTTCTAAACCTCTGGTATTGCTGGTAGTGAAGGAGGTTAGAAACGGAGGTATAGGTGCTAGtcacaaaaccagagagaaagcAGATAGGTTATCTTCCGTTTCAGTCCTGGGAAAAGAGTATTTTGCCGCTGTGGCTTCTTCTATGTGGATGGAAATCCTGGTTTTACTTACTTTGGAATACTAAATAATTAAATGCCAATGGGgagttttgtattttaattttgttcctaCTTATACATTCACATTGAACTCCTTAGTGGATTCTGAAGTTCAGCATAAATCAGTTTCCCATTTGTGTCATATGTAATCTGACTGCTGGCATACCTTCTTCACAGAAGGGTGATATTGGAGGCCTCATTCCtcttagttttgtttaaaatgtcaaCAGTGAATGAAAATACCTTTCTCTAAAAATGGTGAGGCCATCTTTTGTCTGAACATGTTCCCTTTCCTCTGCAAGTACGTGGTAGGAGGAAACCCTTACATTGAAGGAAACAAATGCATTCACTGTGCAGAAGACTTGCTGACTGTAATGGATGACTTTGCTTGGAACTGGAATCTCTTCCAGGCCAGGGATGTTTGGCCAGCTAAAACGAGTATTCATCCCAATTAGCTGGTCATTGTGCCTTTAGTCACATCCTGTGCATCTTGACGACAGGAAATTATGGGTGTGGTTGAAGTCTTCGATCACATCAAAATATCTTTATGGTAactacaaatactttttttttttcttggttataGTGGATGCTTCTCAACACACACTTTACTAGACAACATGGTGGGTTGCAGGTGTGAATTTTGCTTTGCCAAGAATGACACATTACCGTCTGCAACCATGACTTCAGAGCTATGTTGTCTAATTAAAATAATGGTTGTATTTCCTTTACTGAGTTAGCGGTAATCTTTTGATAAGTGCTTTATAGCACTTATAAGCATTGTTCTACAATTCTACAAAGCCACAGTAAtatttgttgtgggttttgggggggtttatttgttgggtgtttggggttttttttgatgtgCCCCAGAGTTTTTCAGGGTAGATATTTGGTTTGATTTGAGTTGTCAGAGCTACTGGTATAATGTACGGATCTAAGAAGGGGTAGGAGTAATTGAGAAATATCTGGTATgttttggaaacacaaaggaatttGGGTACAGATGAATTCAGAGGATATTTCAGAAATGGACCACTTCAAATGAATTCTGTGAGGCAAAGCTGATGATGTACTCTGCTCATGAGGGAAACTCACTTGTCCTCAGTGTAGAGCAAGTTGAGAAAGAGAATGGATGGATTATAGCCTTTACGGCACTCGATTCTGAGCCTTATTCTGTGGCATATAGGATAAAAATATGTGCAGGGAACAGGGGAAATAGGAGATACCCCCGCATCTCATTAAATAATTGTGAAGATCTGAAAATCATATGGTAGTAGCTTTAATGGTCATACagttttttaaattcttatccCTGGCTGTTCATTATAAAATGCAGAGTTTACACTTCAATCTTGCATTGTCTTAAAACAATGAAGCTaatctttgtattttaagaacAGCGTTTTGCATAGATGATGTGCTTTGTAAACAAAGGGAACAAAACAGTGATTTACTGTTCAACTGGCCATTCAGAAGATGTGCAGCAGTCCAGGAATGTTTTGATTCTTAGATACTAGGTTGTGGTTTTACGCAGTGCTACTTGCTTTACAATAAAGTGAAAATTTGGTCTTTTCTTCATCTGTGTTTAAACCAATATTGGTTTTATTCTTGTCTTTTGGGTGTTTCAATTGTACAAGTTGCCTCTTTCCAGCAAAATGGCTGAGTAAGCCAGTATTTCAGATATCAACTAGGAATGAATTCCAGGCACTATGACTAAGCTGAAGTGTATTTGATATATGCATATTGTTTGAACTTTGAGATTGCTTTAAGTAAAATACATGACTTTCTACCTCAGCAATTGTTGTTTATGACAGCATTTTACTTAGTTCTTCTTAGGCTCTCCTTGTGCAACTGTGTCTTATAGCTACAGGTTTTTTCTGCATTAGACTTTATTGGTGCTTGGCTGTAAAATTAGCATTTATGAATTTGAAGTAATGGGTTCTTTTCAGTCTTAATCTGTATCCGTTTGCACTTGATTTTGAAATCTGAGAGTGTGTAGTGCTGACAAAATACTTAAGCTGATTTGGAAGTAGGGTCTTATAACTGTAATGTAGTAGGCTGTGGTTATCGAGTTTTTGCTTAAGTTAGTTCATCTATTTTAAATTGTATAATACCACCACAAGTTAAACTTTCTCTGGTGTGGGGTACTTAGGAGGATCGAAGACATACAGAGGTTCAGGCCTGCCTTAATAATTGTTAAGACCTGAAAAAagactgagaaataaaagcactaaTAAGTGatcaagaaaaatctgtttcagaattGCATAATTGTTTATCCTGGTGACAGGCAATGAAACCTGGATGTTTCAAAATGTTGATGTCAAAATACTGCAAAGTGTTGCAGTATCATCCTTCGTGGCAAGGTTTTGAAATACAAGGAATCAGGTGTATGTCTCTTCCCTAGTTCTCCTTCATCGTGTGGTTTGATCAGGGAGTACTTGGTCTTGTACTGAAGGCTGCTGAAAAATGCTCTACTACTTTCTGGGAGGAAGTGTCGGAGAGTTGCTGGTGGGAAGTCCctgtttgttgggggggggagggggatggacAGGAATAGACAGGGAGGGAGTTGTGTGATACGGCTGAGCAAGTAGCATCATTGTGGATCTCGGGGAAAGGATCAAGAAAGGGATTAGAATCACATGAGGTTGCACAGGACAGTGTGTGGTCCACTACAAAGTCAGGGTCACAGATACTTCAGCAATAGCTTACCTTTGTGAAACTTGAACTGTGAAATTGTAATGTTACGTGTACTGTTGTCTTACCAACTTGTGTTTTTGTTATGCTACAgtatattaaaacatttattgctTTACCCTTTTATAGGAATTTATTTAATGTGGAAATTTGGGGTATGGTTGATGGACCACTGGTTGGTGGCTTGTTTGCAGGGTGTTATTTTTTCCGCTTTCAGCTCTGCTGAAGCTCTTTTGTAGAGGCCAGTATGCTGCTTAAGCAGTTCAGTATACGACACTGTTAATGCTATGGGATATGATAAGACTGTAAATGGACTAAGCAGTTCATAACACAGTATTTCATGAAACTTGTTTCGGAACATGGAAATACCAAAACCCCTGCACCAGCATTCCTCCACTGCAGGATTTAAATAGAGATTGTTGTTTTGAAAGTTGACCTGGAACAGTCTTTTTCCATCAGAGTAGCTGTCTGACTTACCTACGTGTTTGGTTGTATGCATATCTGAGTGATTTAATATTTCAGAAACTGAGGAAGCAGCAACTCTCTTGCTGAGAACTATGCCATTTTAATCTCCGTCAGCATAAACGTTGCATACCTTTGATGAAAAATGAATGCTGCATTCTTTGTGCAACACTTCCAGTGCGTTAAGAAAATACGGTGGTAGAAAGCATTCTAATTAAAGAGTAGGGTTTTTATATTGAAGCGCTATAAGCATCTGTAACGTTCTCTGTCAAAAGGAGAATTAAGATGGCTAATGCTTCTGATTGTAATAGCGTATTAGAAGAGGCTAAGGCTGTTAAAATACCTTCAAAACATCCGGTGACTGTCACTGCATTAAAATTAACTTAAGTCAGGCTATCTTAAAATAAATCTACACTTTTAGCATCTACCACAAGCCAGCAATGACCTATCTTTAGTACTAGGCACGGCATGAGTGGAAACTGTCATATGAGATTGACTTTTGATGTAAATATGTCTGCAGAGTGATTTAACTCTGTTGTTCACGCTGTAATATCTAAAGCTCTGTGTTGTGCAGGGTTCTTAACCACaattgcatttttgcatttctttctagtGTTGAATGAAATGTTGAATTTCATGATTCTCCATCATTATACTATGTGTTGCTGGCACTTCTCTTGTTTGAAGTGGTGACCGTGGTGGGTAGCCTGGACAATGTGCAGGAACAGCGAGACCACTTTTGGGGTGGGAGTGGGAGTATCAGTCACTGCCCAGCTAGTGGCTTCATGAATAAGGTGGAAACTTGGACACACTAGCATGTTTCTTAATAGCTTGGCTCACGTGAATACCCAGCATTTAATATACTGTTTAGATTCTAacttgaaatgtttctttcctaaCCTTTTAAAATCTAATACTCCTTCAGATTATGATGAATTTTTTCCAGTGTCTGAGAATACTTCTTTGCTTAGCAGAACCCCCCAAAAAATGAGCATGGTGCTTTAGTTGTCAGGTTAGGTTTGAGAAAGTTAAGAAAAGTGACCCTAAAATGAATGTAGTATTGCTCTTCCATCTGTCTCTCAAACTGGTGTGtgcttcagaatatttttggaTTCAGTGTAGCCTGTGCATAGGTAGTATTTGGTGCCATTTTGCAAGTCTTATAGACACCTTGGGTTATGaaatagaatatattttttatatattctctTGTCATTCTGGTAATGAGGTAAAAAAGGGGATCCTTTTTGAATAGGAACGTTGGTGGTTGAAAGGCATGGAAATCTTTGTAGTTAGTAACTTGTGAACTTGTTACTATTTATATTTCTAATACCCTCTTGATTTAGAAAATTATTGTGGCACGTGTTTGGTGACTGCTCTGAGAACAAACTGTAACAACTGGCAGTGTGATGGTACGACTAAGGAATTCTTGTGTTATTTCAAAATTACCTTTCTGATGCTATATTTAGCTTGTGGTTCTTCATACAAATTGCCTTTGTCTGCAACTTTTATGTACACAATTTTGTGGGAAAAATGATGATGACAAAGTTGTTTTCCTACTTTGGTTTATAAAGATATAACTTGCTGTTTTTGCTGATACCACTGGATGTTAGTTATGTTCCTGCTTCTGCTTCATGTAGGACTCTCTGCCTTTGCATTCAAAGATGTATGTGTAGATGGGTGGCAAATGGTCTTCTGAAGCAAGATGTCGGAACTGTAGAACTCCTTGGGAGCTTTTGCTAGCTGATACAGCTGTGCTCACCTCCCTGAGGGAGAGTCTTGGTTTTGGCCATGTCTGAGTTCAAGCTTTTGGAGGGTTGGCGATAAGACATTGGTGTgatttttagatttaattttctcAAATACTTATGAACTTCTTCAGTTCCAGCAGTGATGATGATTGTTTTATGCTTCACAGAACCATTTTTGTAGAAAGTCTGAAGTTTTTCTTATGCcggaaattaattctgaaataccCTCctcaaggagggggaaaaaaaccaccaaaccaaattTCTGCTACTAATACAGGGTTGCATAAagcaaaaatcttattttaagtaAAGATAAACTCTTCTCTCAAGCGCTTCAGACAAGGAAGGGACAAGATTTCATAAAGAGAGCAGCTTGTTGAGAGCTGGAAGTGGTAGAGCATATTTTGAATAAAATGACTGTTCATCGACAAATTCACAATttatgtgttttttgttttataggCTAAAGAAATTTTGACAAAAGAATCTAATGTACAAGAAGTGCGATGTCCAGTCACAGTCTGTGGAGATGTCCATGGACAATTTCACGACCTCATGGAACTTTTCAGAATTGGAGGCAAATCACCGGACACAAACTATTTGTTTATGGGGGACTATGTTGACAGAGGCTATTATTCAGTTGAAACAGTCACATTGCTTGTAGCTCTTAAGGTAACTTTTCTTCTCAGCTGTACAATTATGTATAAAACATATATAATTACTATCCTGACTACACTTAATATCTATTATGATTTGCACTACATTGGTATTCTAGGTACAAAAACTGAAATGTCGGCTGTCTTAGTTTTCTGAgatacttctgaaataaaatcaaTGTTCAGATGCAAGCCTGAACTTTTTCTAAAATTagtgctgtatttattttttacttgtcTAAGTAGCAATATTTAAGAATCTGCTTGGAGAGATCAGCTTAATGCACAGGTATAGTGAAGTCCATTAGTAACAATGAATAAAATttgtaattaatttcaaaagtatTTGCCATCTGAAGATTTGAATGAATTAGCCGTTCTTGTCTCAAAGGTTATAATTGAATCTTCATCTTAAAGGGCTTGGTTTTCATTGCTTTATTATATGACGGGTGGTGAGGGGTGCAAATCCTGTGTTTTGGGAAGACAGGCATATTTTGATGTCTCTAAAATAAACTGTTATGTTTAGGTCCGTTACCGTGAACGTATCACAATTCTTCGAGGGAACCATGAAAGCAGGCAAATCACACAAGTATATGGTTTCTATGATGAATGTTTAAGAAAATACGGAAATGCAAATGTTTGGAAATACTTTACAGACCTTTTTGATTACCTGCCTCTAACTGCCTTGGTGGATGGCCAGGTATGTTGATACTGACAAGTTAAATGTTACTAGTTGTAAAGGGAGCTATTAGCACTGTATTCTATCAGCTCGCAGCTTTAAAGGAATCTCTTGCAGATTTTCTCCTAGTCATTTATACTAAACAATTATAATTGCACTGATATAATTAGTGTAAATGAATGAGATAAACTTCATGTATCTAACTCTTCCAGATTTTCTGTCTACATGGTGGCCTCTCTCCATCGATAGATACACTGGATCACATCAGAGCACTTGATCGCTTGCAGGAAGTTCCCCATGAggtactgaaaaataattctcaaCTTGTGGGATTCATGATTCAGCATATATTGGGTATTTGAGTACACAGGCCGAAAATGAAATTCAGAACAACTGAGCAATATGAAAGTGCCTGTCTTCCTGTTCTAGTTTTTTGAAGGGAAAGTAAGGGTTGTGTTCTTGCCTGaagaaacaaacatattttaGTGTGACTCGCATCTCAACAGGTATGACTTGATGATCTCAGAGGTGAGAACTACTTCTGTGAAAATTCTTCATTCAGGTTAACTTCTTGGTAGTATTTCAAGTGTTAACTGCATGAGCTGTTGTAGTTggtaggcattttttttttaaagtcttaaaagAGATGCTGCAACAAGCTGTGCAGGGATGGTGTGTGTGCAggctttttgtggttttgtttcgttttggttttttgcacTTAGGTTCTGAAACATCTTCTACATCTCTTACAGGGTCCAATGTGTGACTTGCTATGGTCAGATCCAGATGATCGTGGTGGCTGGGGCATCTCTCCTCGAGGTGCAGGTTATACATTTGGACAGGATATTTCAGAAACCTTTAACCATGCTAATGGCCTTACGTTGGTTTCAAGAGCTCATCAGTTGGTAATGGAGGTAAGCGGGATAGTCTGTGTGTTTAAAACTTTTGATTGCATAGTTTGGCCATTAATACCATACTCTGTGTGTCAGGGATGTGCATATACTGCTGTGACAACTGATGATCGAGCTGAGAGTCTTCCAGAAACTCTACTTTGACAGTGTTTGTGTGCTACTAAAGGAGTTTCTC is a window of Accipiter gentilis chromosome 26, bAccGen1.1, whole genome shotgun sequence DNA encoding:
- the PPP2CA gene encoding serine/threonine-protein phosphatase 2A catalytic subunit alpha isoform; translation: MEEKVFTKELDQWVEQLNECKQLSEGQVKSLCEKAKEILTKESNVQEVRCPVTVCGDVHGQFHDLMELFRIGGKSPDTNYLFMGDYVDRGYYSVETVTLLVALKVRYRERITILRGNHESRQITQVYGFYDECLRKYGNANVWKYFTDLFDYLPLTALVDGQIFCLHGGLSPSIDTLDHIRALDRLQEVPHEGPMCDLLWSDPDDRGGWGISPRGAGYTFGQDISETFNHANGLTLVSRAHQLVMEGYNWCHDRNVVTIFSAPNYCYRCGNQAAIMELDDTLKYSFLQFDPAPRRGEPHVTRRTPDYFL